The following coding sequences lie in one Deinococcus carri genomic window:
- a CDS encoding metallophosphoesterase family protein: MRLLLLSDIHANYPALEAVLRDAEARRFDQVVHLGDALGYGPHPREVLTALRDLDARCLLGNHEQMLLEYAGGRREKQGSVVSAALLWQLGRLSGSDLAWVRSWRDGVDDPDVGARYRHGTPVSLDAYTDSVTAAREAFAQWQGRLAFVGHTHVPAVYATLNAPVGEWIKAQTFAEGGSYLVPPSARVILNPGSVGQPRDGNPHASYAIFDTGRGHFEVFRVPYDVARTQEAALAAGLPPVLAARLAIGK; the protein is encoded by the coding sequence GTGCGGCTGCTGCTGCTGTCCGATATCCACGCCAATTATCCCGCCCTGGAGGCGGTGCTCCGTGATGCCGAGGCGCGGCGCTTCGATCAGGTGGTTCACCTGGGGGACGCGCTGGGCTATGGCCCCCATCCCCGCGAGGTGCTGACCGCCCTGCGTGACCTGGACGCCCGCTGCCTGCTGGGCAACCACGAACAGATGCTGCTGGAGTATGCGGGCGGCCGGCGCGAGAAGCAGGGGAGCGTGGTGTCGGCGGCGCTGCTGTGGCAACTGGGCCGCCTGTCGGGAAGCGACCTGGCCTGGGTCCGGTCCTGGCGCGACGGCGTGGACGACCCCGACGTGGGCGCACGCTATCGCCACGGCACCCCGGTCAGTCTGGACGCCTACACCGACTCCGTGACCGCCGCCCGCGAGGCCTTCGCGCAGTGGCAGGGGCGGCTGGCGTTCGTGGGACATACGCACGTGCCCGCCGTCTACGCCACCCTCAATGCCCCGGTGGGTGAGTGGATCAAGGCCCAGACCTTTGCCGAGGGCGGCAGTTACCTGGTGCCCCCCTCCGCCCGCGTGATCCTGAACCCCGGCAGCGTCGGCCAGCCGCGCGACGGCAACCCCCATGCCAGCTACGCCATCTTCGATACCGGGCGCGGGCACTTCGAGGTCTTCCGCGTGCCCTACGACGTGGCCCGCACCCAGGAAGCCGCCCTGGCCGCGGGCCTGCCCCCGGTGCTGGCGGCACGGCTGGCGATTGGAAAGTGA
- a CDS encoding zinc ribbon domain-containing protein has protein sequence MTPNRPARTDVSTGRRIVYHLGQVLVVVGILLFLSVFLTFFGTFGTLLQAPFPGGDPQGGPAQAFGGLFSSFIRAPIGIVVIWIGMALMAVGRRGVAGSGLTLDPQGTRTDEEPWNRAQGGMLEDTLDAAPTLKNALTGQPTVVKVRCRACGALNDETDRYCGQCGKPL, from the coding sequence ATGACCCCCAACCGACCGGCACGCACAGACGTGTCCACGGGCCGCCGCATCGTGTACCACCTGGGGCAGGTGCTGGTGGTGGTGGGCATCCTGCTGTTCCTGAGCGTCTTCCTGACCTTTTTCGGGACGTTCGGTACGCTCTTACAGGCCCCCTTTCCCGGGGGTGACCCCCAGGGCGGGCCGGCGCAGGCGTTCGGTGGCCTCTTTTCCTCGTTCATCCGCGCGCCTATCGGCATCGTGGTCATCTGGATCGGCATGGCGCTGATGGCCGTGGGGCGGCGGGGCGTGGCGGGTAGCGGCCTGACGCTGGACCCGCAGGGCACCCGCACCGACGAGGAACCCTGGAACCGCGCCCAGGGCGGGATGCTGGAGGACACGCTGGACGCCGCGCCCACCCTCAAGAACGCCCTGACGGGCCAGCCCACGGTGGTGAAGGTCCGCTGCCGCGCCTGCGGGGCGCTGAACGACGAGACGGACCGCTACTGCGGCCAGTGCGGGAAGCCGCTGTAG
- a CDS encoding GNAT family N-acetyltransferase: protein MVEAPVVRALTAADAPAYREVRLTALQTDPLAFITTAAEFAVRPLPDIAVRLDPTADAVTFGAFMAGELVGILTVSREERPALRHRGNVFGVSVLPVARGRGCGDALLRAGIAHACTWVGVTALHLGVTETQHAARRLYERHGFRVWGTQPDAVRHEGRGLAEHHLSLGL from the coding sequence ATGGTTGAGGCTCCCGTCGTCCGCGCCCTGACTGCCGCCGACGCGCCCGCCTACCGCGAGGTACGGCTGACCGCGCTGCAAACGGACCCCCTCGCCTTCATTACCACCGCCGCCGAGTTCGCGGTGCGGCCCCTCCCGGACATCGCCGTCCGGCTGGACCCCACTGCCGACGCTGTCACGTTCGGCGCGTTCATGGCCGGGGAACTGGTCGGCATCCTGACCGTCTCGCGGGAGGAACGGCCCGCGCTGCGGCACCGGGGCAACGTCTTCGGCGTGTCGGTCCTGCCCGTCGCGCGGGGGCGGGGCTGCGGGGACGCCCTGCTGCGGGCCGGAATTGCCCATGCCTGCACCTGGGTCGGCGTGACTGCACTGCACCTGGGCGTGACCGAGACGCAGCACGCCGCCCGCCGCCTGTACGAGCGGCACGGCTTCCGGGTGTGGGGCACGCAGCCGGACGCGGTGCGGCACGAAGGGCGCGGGCTGGCCGAGCATCACCTGAGCCTGGGATTGTGA
- a CDS encoding S66 peptidase family protein, whose translation MAPTFIRPPRLAPGSRVAALSLSSGFVTEVMNRYHVGVRQVAQTFGWEVVPAPNALRGPDYLDAHPQARADDLHWALQNPDIDGMVSIIGGDDSVRLLPFLDPGLIRAHPKAFLGYSDSTITLMQFLRAGVMAYHGPSLLTDLAENGGIHPFVAQGIRRALVDAPAPFDLAPAPEWTQARQDWEDEALQEVLRPFEPGDGWMWLQGEQAAEGHLVGGCLEVLDMLNGTPGWPAPGLWDGAVLALETSEDVPPPAQVGYWLRNYAAQGILGRAAGLLLARPRSYTPDMVEDLYRWVRRVLAEAGRPDLPVVANVDFGHTSPQLTLPLGGRTRLDPAAGRVTVTP comes from the coding sequence ATGGCCCCCACCTTCATCCGCCCACCCCGCCTCGCTCCTGGCTCCCGTGTGGCCGCCCTCAGCCTCTCCAGCGGCTTCGTGACCGAGGTGATGAACCGTTACCACGTGGGCGTGCGGCAGGTGGCGCAGACGTTCGGGTGGGAGGTGGTGCCCGCCCCCAACGCGCTGCGCGGCCCGGACTACCTGGACGCTCACCCCCAGGCCCGCGCTGACGACCTGCACTGGGCGCTGCAAAACCCCGATATAGATGGCATGGTCAGCATCATCGGCGGGGACGACAGCGTGCGGCTGCTGCCCTTTCTGGACCCCGGCCTGATTCGCGCCCACCCCAAGGCCTTCCTGGGGTACAGCGACTCCACCATCACCCTGATGCAGTTTCTGCGCGCGGGCGTGATGGCCTACCACGGCCCCTCGCTGCTGACCGACCTGGCGGAAAACGGCGGGATTCACCCCTTCGTGGCGCAGGGCATTCGCCGCGCCCTAGTGGACGCTCCCGCCCCCTTCGACCTCGCCCCCGCCCCCGAGTGGACCCAGGCCCGGCAGGACTGGGAGGACGAGGCATTGCAGGAGGTGCTCCGCCCCTTCGAGCCGGGGGACGGCTGGATGTGGCTCCAGGGGGAGCAGGCCGCCGAGGGGCACCTCGTGGGCGGCTGCCTGGAGGTGCTGGACATGCTCAACGGCACGCCCGGCTGGCCCGCACCGGGGCTGTGGGACGGCGCGGTGCTGGCGCTGGAGACGAGTGAGGACGTGCCCCCGCCCGCGCAGGTCGGCTACTGGCTGCGGAACTATGCCGCGCAGGGCATCCTGGGCCGCGCCGCCGGCCTGCTGCTGGCCCGCCCCCGGAGCTACACCCCCGACATGGTAGAGGACCTGTACCGCTGGGTCCGCCGCGTCCTGGCCGAGGCAGGCCGCCCGGACCTGCCGGTGGTGGCGAACGTGGACTTCGGGCACACCAGCCCCCAGCTCACCCTGCCGCTGGGAGGGCGCACCCGCCTCGACCCGGCGGCGGGGCGGGTGACGGTGACGCCCTAG
- a CDS encoding MFS transporter: protein MTGPVHKRPLLFLLATTFLFSVGISLVFPVLPFIVMEYVPQAAQQAAVIGWLAASFALLTFFSAPVLGALSDAYGRRPVLMLSLLGSAVGYLLFGIGGSLWMLFLGRGIDGLTAGGISALFGYVADTTPEEERGKTFGQIGAVFGAGFIVGPAIGGLLSHFSLSAPMFAAAAVCVLNLLWGYFILPESLAPERRSRQFDAAHLNPLTQLRGALAFPLVRRLVTVSVLFTLPFSLMQIALSLLARDTLGWGPGQVSTAFIVVGVCDIIGQGFLLPHLLRWLGEKRVATVALGMGVLGMTCMALLPLLPSAALLYGSVLLFALGEGIFNATLGAMISVATPADAQGRVQGGAQAFGSLAQVVGPLGGGQLYSRLGPGATFGMGAVLVALALALLTGSRVQAVQAQEAVG, encoded by the coding sequence ATGACTGGGCCTGTTCACAAAAGACCGCTTCTCTTTCTGCTCGCCACCACCTTCCTGTTCTCCGTCGGCATATCACTGGTGTTTCCGGTGCTGCCCTTTATCGTCATGGAGTACGTGCCACAGGCTGCGCAGCAGGCCGCCGTGATCGGCTGGCTGGCGGCCTCGTTCGCGCTGCTGACGTTCTTCTCCGCGCCGGTGCTGGGTGCGCTCAGCGACGCCTACGGGCGGCGTCCGGTGCTGATGCTGAGCCTGCTGGGGTCGGCGGTCGGCTACCTGCTGTTCGGCATCGGCGGCAGCCTGTGGATGCTGTTCCTGGGGCGCGGCATCGACGGCCTCACGGCGGGCGGCATCAGCGCCCTGTTCGGCTACGTGGCCGACACCACGCCCGAGGAGGAACGCGGCAAGACCTTCGGGCAGATCGGGGCGGTGTTCGGGGCCGGGTTCATCGTGGGACCGGCCATCGGTGGGCTGCTGTCGCATTTCAGCCTGAGCGCGCCGATGTTCGCGGCCGCGGCCGTGTGCGTGCTGAACCTGCTGTGGGGCTATTTCATCCTGCCGGAAAGCCTCGCGCCCGAGCGGCGCAGCAGGCAGTTCGACGCCGCCCACCTCAACCCCCTCACGCAGCTGCGCGGGGCACTGGCCTTCCCGCTGGTTCGCCGCCTGGTCACGGTCAGCGTGCTGTTCACCCTGCCCTTCTCGCTGATGCAGATTGCCCTGTCGCTGCTGGCCCGCGACACGCTGGGCTGGGGACCGGGGCAGGTCAGTACGGCTTTTATCGTGGTGGGCGTGTGCGACATCATCGGGCAGGGCTTCTTGCTGCCGCACCTGCTGCGCTGGCTGGGCGAGAAGCGCGTGGCGACCGTGGCCCTGGGCATGGGCGTGCTGGGGATGACCTGCATGGCGCTGCTGCCGCTTCTGCCCTCTGCCGCGCTGCTGTACGGCAGCGTGCTGCTGTTCGCGCTGGGCGAGGGGATTTTCAATGCCACGCTGGGCGCGATGATCTCGGTCGCCACCCCCGCCGACGCCCAGGGCCGCGTGCAGGGCGGGGCGCAGGCGTTCGGGTCGCTGGCGCAGGTCGTGGGGCCGCTCGGCGGCGGGCAACTGTACTCGCGCCTGGGGCCGGGCGCGACCTTCGGCATGGGCGCGGTGCTGGTGGCGCTGGCCCTGGCGCTCCTGACCGGAAGCCGGGTGCAGGCTGTCCAGGCGCAGGAAGCGGTGGGCTGA
- a CDS encoding phosphotransferase — protein MSAPRRETALHLLFLHPDGERVALQTVTVAMPTYYGQHVREAAPPGTRLLRRLHFRALGEQDGVLRAETVWQLHTDGLDGLDWRPPDALTGPERDWAGAARLPATSRRAPWMHPDWQAGALAWLDAELAAQGCARVGEPMVLKHWQISLLWQVETTGGRVYFKAVPDFFGREVRVTPPLATELPGAAPPVLAADEERGFLLLKGAGQTQDAPDLPALMRHLAWVQRRSVPLLPHLPLQDRSPSFLRARLDDLFSDACLLVGEEGGLTPEEAAALHARRPELEAALARLAASPLPLTLGHGDLHGGNVVVDGAGRFTVLDWSDACRLHPFLDANAAYFAEAPAEAVEEAHAAYLAAWTDLLPLEELRILHADGLRAGELLRALGYVDGIQPHVEDRAEWHGAQLYHLRKLLEG, from the coding sequence ATGTCCGCTCCACGCCGCGAGACAGCCCTGCACCTGCTGTTCCTTCACCCGGACGGCGAGCGGGTGGCCCTCCAGACCGTGACCGTCGCCATGCCCACCTACTACGGGCAGCATGTGCGCGAGGCCGCACCGCCGGGAACACGCCTGCTGCGCCGCCTGCACTTCCGGGCGCTGGGGGAGCAGGACGGGGTGCTGCGCGCGGAGACGGTCTGGCAGCTTCATACCGACGGCCTGGACGGGCTGGACTGGCGACCCCCGGATGCCCTGACCGGCCCCGAGCGGGACTGGGCCGGGGCCGCCCGCCTGCCCGCCACGTCCCGCCGCGCCCCCTGGATGCACCCCGACTGGCAGGCCGGAGCGCTGGCCTGGCTGGACGCTGAACTCGCCGCGCAGGGCTGTGCGCGAGTGGGCGAGCCGATGGTGCTGAAACACTGGCAAATCAGCCTGCTGTGGCAGGTGGAGACGACCGGGGGCCGGGTGTACTTCAAGGCGGTGCCGGACTTCTTCGGGCGGGAGGTGCGGGTCACGCCCCCGCTCGCCACCGAACTGCCCGGCGCAGCCCCACCCGTGCTGGCCGCCGACGAGGAACGCGGGTTTCTGCTGCTAAAGGGGGCCGGACAGACCCAGGACGCCCCGGACCTGCCCGCGCTGATGCGGCATCTGGCCTGGGTGCAGCGCCGGAGCGTGCCCCTGCTGCCGCACCTGCCCCTGCAAGACCGCAGCCCCAGCTTTCTACGCGCCCGGCTGGACGACCTGTTCTCGGACGCCTGCCTGCTGGTGGGCGAGGAGGGCGGCCTGACCCCCGAGGAGGCGGCAGCCCTGCACGCACGGCGGCCCGAACTGGAAGCAGCACTCGCCCGCCTGGCCGCCAGCCCGCTGCCGCTCACGCTGGGCCACGGCGACCTGCACGGCGGGAACGTGGTGGTGGACGGGGCGGGCCGCTTCACCGTGCTGGACTGGTCGGACGCCTGCCGCCTCCATCCCTTTCTGGACGCGAACGCGGCGTACTTCGCGGAAGCCCCGGCCGAGGCCGTGGAGGAGGCCCACGCCGCCTATCTGGCCGCCTGGACCGACCTTCTACCACTGGAGGAGCTGCGCATCCTGCACGCCGACGGGCTGCGGGCAGGCGAACTGCTGCGCGCGCTGGGCTATGTGGACGGCATCCAGCCCCACGTGGAGGACCGGGCGGAATGGCATGGTGCCCAGCTGTACCACCTGCGGAAGCTGCTGGAGGGGTAG
- a CDS encoding phosphoribosylanthranilate isomerase codes for MPDPTPRVKVCGTTSLHDALLSAEAGADALGFIFAPVSKRRVSPEVAREAGLAVGPVVARVGVFLNQGLTEVLRTAEAARVSAVQLHGPLSSLYVREVARYHPVLRVLRPADLGQPDALEVLSLPGVTPMLDAPEPGGGVPLDWAALRDVFPAGAWLAGGLGPANVAEAVRVLRPAGVDAVSRLEKAAGVKDVEQVRAFIQAARLQAAPGT; via the coding sequence ATGCCTGACCCCACACCCCGCGTCAAGGTCTGCGGCACCACCTCCCTCCACGACGCCCTGCTCTCCGCCGAGGCCGGGGCCGACGCCCTGGGCTTCATCTTCGCGCCGGTCAGCAAGCGAAGGGTGTCGCCGGAGGTGGCGCGCGAGGCGGGGTTGGCGGTGGGGCCGGTGGTGGCGCGGGTGGGCGTCTTCCTGAACCAGGGGCTGACGGAGGTGCTGCGGACGGCTGAGGCGGCGCGCGTGAGTGCCGTGCAGCTTCACGGCCCGCTGTCAAGTCTTTACGTGCGGGAGGTCGCCCGGTATCATCCCGTTCTGCGCGTTCTGCGTCCCGCTGATCTGGGACAGCCGGACGCGCTGGAGGTCCTGAGTCTCCCCGGCGTCACGCCCATGCTGGATGCCCCGGAGCCGGGAGGTGGCGTGCCGCTGGACTGGGCCGCGCTGCGGGACGTGTTCCCGGCGGGCGCGTGGCTCGCCGGAGGCCTGGGACCCGCGAACGTGGCCGAGGCGGTGCGGGTGCTGCGCCCCGCCGGGGTGGACGCCGTAAGCCGCCTGGAAAAGGCCGCAGGTGTGAAGGACGTGGAACAGGTCCGGGCCTTTATCCAGGCCGCACGTCTCCAGGCCGCGCCGGGCACGTGA
- a CDS encoding metalloenzyme domain protein translates to MTGLVWLALDGVGHPADAPPGSVWEADLPTLRPLVEAGRALDATLGVPGLPQSGTGQACWLTGQDAVRVMGEHFGPHPGPTLQQLLRASALPGRLAAAGARVALANHYPPAYFAAQTAQRGARRSRMGCFPFSFLAAGLPLNPPGVPSVPATLGLGYAEPWPPQTPRAEVARLGEALAGAAREHDLIVCDLWFGDHLGHRGRTPTPPEVLRAGRAYLERADALLTGLLHAGARVVLGSDHGNLEDLRVKGHTLARVPFAGAGVDLGTPGDVAEAGQVIRGWFGQKARQ, encoded by the coding sequence ATGACCGGACTGGTGTGGCTCGCGCTCGACGGCGTCGGCCACCCTGCCGACGCGCCGCCCGGGTCGGTGTGGGAGGCGGACTTGCCGACCCTGCGCCCGCTGGTGGAGGCCGGACGCGCGCTCGACGCGACGCTGGGTGTGCCGGGGCTGCCGCAGTCGGGGACCGGGCAGGCGTGCTGGCTGACGGGGCAGGACGCGGTGCGGGTGATGGGCGAACACTTCGGGCCGCATCCAGGGCCGACCTTGCAGCAGTTGCTGCGGGCGTCCGCGTTGCCGGGGAGGCTGGCAGCAGCGGGGGCGCGCGTGGCCCTCGCCAACCACTACCCGCCCGCGTATTTCGCCGCCCAGACGGCCCAGAGGGGAGCGCGGCGGTCCCGCATGGGCTGCTTCCCCTTCTCGTTCCTGGCGGCGGGACTGCCCCTGAATCCGCCCGGCGTGCCGTCCGTGCCCGCGACCCTGGGCCTGGGCTACGCCGAACCCTGGCCGCCGCAGACGCCCCGTGCGGAGGTGGCGCGGCTGGGCGAGGCGCTGGCCGGGGCCGCCCGCGAGCATGACCTCATCGTGTGCGACCTGTGGTTCGGGGACCACCTGGGGCACCGGGGCCGCACGCCCACGCCGCCGGAGGTGTTGCGGGCGGGGCGGGCCTATCTGGAACGGGCGGACGCCCTGCTGACCGGCCTGCTGCATGCGGGCGCGCGGGTGGTCCTGGGCAGCGACCACGGCAACCTGGAAGACCTGCGCGTGAAGGGCCATACCCTGGCCCGCGTGCCGTTCGCCGGGGCAGGCGTGGACCTGGGCACCCCCGGCGATGTGGCCGAAGCTGGGCAGGTCATCCGGGGCTGGTTCGGGCAGAAAGCGCGACAGTGA
- a CDS encoding carbon-nitrogen hydrolase family protein, with translation MSVLRVAAAAYPVDFHPDWAAYEAKVTAWVADAAGQGADLLVFPEYASLELVSLLPPALHHDILGLRPALQALLPDFTALHARLARRHGVALVAGSFPVARGGGYVNRALVFGPDGTLGGQDKLLMTRFEAEEWDVAPGEGVCVFALPLRGGAVVRFGVAICYDSEFPALARQLAEGGAEVLVVPSFTGARSGYTRVQVGSMARALENQCYAVHAPLLADADWTYAVEQAVGQAGVYAPADHGLPETGIVAQGAWNTPGWLVTDLDLNLIRRVREDGHVLNWRDRHAAQDRPGPAQIVPLGAAVHG, from the coding sequence ATGAGTGTCCTGCGTGTGGCGGCGGCGGCCTATCCGGTGGATTTCCACCCCGACTGGGCCGCGTATGAGGCGAAGGTGACGGCCTGGGTCGCGGACGCAGCCGGGCAGGGGGCTGACCTGCTGGTGTTCCCGGAATACGCCTCGCTCGAACTCGTCAGCCTGCTGCCGCCCGCGCTGCACCACGACATCCTGGGGCTGCGGCCCGCGCTTCAGGCGTTGTTGCCCGACTTCACGGCGCTGCACGCGCGGCTGGCCCGGCGGCACGGGGTGGCCCTGGTGGCGGGCAGCTTTCCGGTGGCGCGGGGGGGCGGCTACGTGAACCGCGCCCTGGTCTTCGGCCCGGACGGCACCCTAGGCGGGCAGGACAAGCTGCTGATGACCCGCTTCGAGGCCGAGGAGTGGGACGTGGCCCCCGGCGAGGGCGTGTGCGTGTTCGCGTTGCCGCTGCGGGGCGGAGCCGTGGTGCGCTTCGGCGTCGCCATCTGCTACGACAGCGAGTTCCCGGCCCTGGCCCGCCAGCTCGCGGAGGGCGGGGCGGAGGTGCTGGTGGTGCCCTCCTTTACCGGGGCGCGGTCGGGATACACCCGTGTCCAGGTGGGCAGCATGGCCCGCGCGCTGGAAAACCAGTGCTACGCCGTCCACGCGCCGCTGCTGGCCGACGCCGACTGGACGTACGCGGTCGAGCAGGCGGTCGGGCAGGCGGGTGTCTACGCCCCCGCCGACCACGGCCTTCCCGAGACGGGTATCGTCGCGCAGGGGGCATGGAACACGCCCGGCTGGCTAGTCACCGACCTCGACCTGAACCTGATTCGCCGGGTGCGCGAGGATGGCCACGTCCTGAACTGGCGCGACCGCCACGCGGCGCAGGACCGACCCGGCCCCGCCCAGATCGTGCCGCTGGGGGCCGCCGTTCATGGTTGA
- a CDS encoding DNA polymerase III translates to MTTSAALLHGPLLEQTGVFRGNALLLTGPARVGKRDVALAIAAQHNCTGTRGMYGEACGVCPSCRAFAAGAHPDLLLVEPRATTTTGKAARRKIIPIGAILAGRDKGREYETHVFEFLEVRPTFRRRVVIVDGAEHLGQEAANALLKLVEEPPHGALFVFLAEDLRSVLPTIQSRSARLSVTPAPDRAIERRLTLEGESPDAELVAFAAGRAGVLTEREAVRAALADAAEFTDALERGLLSALEAAERLEKRWNAAWHPEALRFTWRGRSPHERARADTALDALQGALEAYASPSLSFQVFALRLREAFGEG, encoded by the coding sequence ATGACCACCTCCGCCGCCCTCCTGCACGGCCCGCTGCTCGAACAGACGGGCGTCTTTCGCGGGAATGCCCTGCTGCTGACCGGCCCGGCGCGGGTGGGCAAGCGGGACGTGGCGCTGGCGATCGCGGCGCAGCACAACTGCACCGGCACGCGCGGCATGTACGGCGAGGCGTGCGGTGTGTGCCCCTCCTGCCGGGCCTTCGCGGCGGGAGCACATCCCGACCTGCTGCTGGTGGAGCCGCGCGCCACGACCACGACCGGCAAGGCGGCGCGGCGCAAGATCATCCCCATCGGCGCGATTCTGGCCGGGCGCGACAAGGGCCGCGAGTACGAGACGCACGTCTTCGAGTTCCTGGAGGTCCGGCCCACCTTCCGCCGCCGGGTGGTGATCGTGGACGGCGCGGAACACCTGGGGCAGGAAGCCGCCAACGCGCTGCTCAAACTCGTCGAGGAACCGCCGCACGGGGCGCTGTTCGTCTTCCTGGCCGAGGACCTCCGCTCGGTGCTTCCCACCATTCAGAGCCGCAGCGCCCGCCTGAGCGTGACCCCGGCCCCCGACCGCGCCATCGAGCGCCGCCTGACCCTGGAGGGCGAGTCCCCCGACGCCGAACTGGTCGCCTTTGCCGCCGGGCGCGCGGGTGTGCTGACTGAGCGGGAAGCGGTGCGGGCCGCCCTCGCCGACGCCGCCGAGTTCACGGACGCGCTGGAACGGGGCCTGCTGAGCGCGCTGGAGGCCGCCGAGCGCCTGGAAAAACGCTGGAACGCGGCCTGGCACCCGGAAGCCCTGCGCTTCACCTGGCGGGGCCGTTCCCCCCACGAGCGCGCCCGCGCCGACACCGCCCTGGACGCCCTGCAAGGGGCGCTGGAAGCCTATGCCAGCCCCAGCCTGAGCTTTCAGGTGTTCGCGTTGCGGCTGCGGGAGGCGTTCGGGGAGGGGTGA
- the cobT gene encoding nicotinate-nucleotide--dimethylbenzimidazole phosphoribosyltransferase, whose translation MHPDLAALIAAVHPADPAAMGAARERQAQLTKPTGALGDLESLAVRLAGVFGTEKPHPRGVAVLVAAGDHGVAAGGVSAYPPEVTPAMVANFLADTPAGPGGAAVNAIARTVGARVYVMDAGVNADLPNHPALVRAAVRRGTRDLRREGAMTREEAETLVLAGAALARRAIEEGADLLVPGEMGIGNTTPAAALTARLLNLDPQGVTGRGTGVDDATLARKVEAVCAALNRQASDPADPLGVLADLGGFEIAAMLGMMLQAAALRRAVILDGFVEGSAALVGMALAPALCDFLFPAGECAEVGHAAQLAHLNLKPMFRLGLRLGEGTGGVLAAPLLLSAAATLREMRTFAEAGVPGGSEG comes from the coding sequence ATGCACCCCGACCTCGCCGCCCTCATCGCCGCCGTTCACCCCGCCGACCCCGCCGCCATGGGGGCCGCCCGCGAGCGGCAGGCCCAACTGACCAAGCCCACTGGGGCGCTGGGCGACCTCGAAAGTTTGGCCGTGCGGCTGGCGGGGGTCTTCGGGACCGAGAAGCCTCATCCGCGCGGGGTGGCGGTGCTGGTGGCGGCGGGGGACCACGGCGTGGCGGCAGGCGGCGTCAGCGCCTATCCCCCCGAGGTCACACCCGCGATGGTGGCGAACTTCCTGGCCGACACGCCTGCCGGGCCGGGCGGGGCCGCCGTCAACGCCATTGCCCGCACGGTCGGCGCGCGGGTCTACGTGATGGACGCGGGCGTAAATGCCGACCTGCCCAACCACCCCGCCCTTGTCAGAGCGGCTGTGCGCCGGGGCACGCGCGACCTGCGCCGCGAGGGAGCCATGACCCGCGAGGAGGCCGAAACGCTGGTGCTGGCCGGGGCCGCCCTGGCCCGCCGCGCAATAGAGGAAGGCGCGGACCTGCTGGTTCCCGGCGAGATGGGTATCGGCAACACCACGCCCGCCGCCGCCCTCACCGCCCGGCTGCTGAACCTCGACCCGCAGGGGGTGACAGGCCGCGGCACCGGGGTGGACGACGCCACCCTCGCGCGCAAGGTGGAGGCCGTGTGCGCGGCTCTGAATCGCCAGGCCAGCGACCCCGCCGACCCCCTGGGTGTGCTGGCCGACCTGGGCGGCTTTGAAATCGCGGCGATGCTGGGGATGATGCTCCAGGCCGCCGCCCTGAGACGCGCCGTGATTCTCGACGGGTTCGTGGAAGGCAGCGCCGCGCTGGTGGGCATGGCCCTCGCCCCTGCCCTGTGTGACTTCCTGTTCCCGGCGGGCGAGTGTGCCGAGGTCGGGCACGCGGCGCAACTCGCGCACCTGAACCTGAAGCCAATGTTCCGTCTGGGCCTGCGCCTGGGCGAGGGCACCGGGGGCGTGCTGGCCGCGCCGCTGCTGCTCTCGGCGGCGGCCACCCTGCGCGAGATGCGGACCTTCGCCGAGGCGGGGGTACCGGGGGGCAGTGAGGGCTAA
- a CDS encoding helix-turn-helix domain-containing protein, which yields MPFQKFLPDPRLRPLVRVYWQMEEVHHAGQEEHRFLPERSVRLTFLAGSSWRGAVDGGDLEPLPQAALGGLTLQPQRVVSVGLTRVLGAELYPWGARQLLGWHAGVADLDLAEQYGADVRAICALLHLERWEEARQTLEAWLLRLWAERAVETGKGVRAGAQLYISLGSARLGTLAEELNISPRQLERQFVREVGVNAKTLARLIRFEEVHNRLLLDPSLPLAPLAHDLGFSDQAHLTREFRALSQMTPRTFAQWAEKRWRPVWERELEGAPVGVPGLELMQDRAD from the coding sequence ATGCCGTTCCAGAAGTTCCTCCCCGACCCCCGCCTGCGCCCGCTGGTGCGGGTGTACTGGCAGATGGAGGAAGTTCATCACGCGGGTCAGGAGGAGCACCGCTTTCTGCCGGAACGCTCGGTGCGGCTCACGTTCCTGGCGGGGTCGTCCTGGCGCGGGGCGGTGGATGGCGGCGACCTGGAGCCTCTGCCGCAGGCGGCGCTGGGCGGCCTGACGCTGCAACCACAGCGGGTCGTCTCGGTGGGCCTGACGCGGGTGCTGGGCGCAGAGCTGTACCCGTGGGGCGCGCGGCAACTGCTGGGCTGGCACGCAGGAGTGGCCGACCTCGACCTGGCCGAGCAGTACGGGGCCGACGTGCGGGCCATCTGCGCCCTGCTGCACCTGGAGCGCTGGGAGGAAGCGCGGCAGACCCTGGAAGCCTGGCTGCTGCGCCTGTGGGCCGAACGCGCCGTGGAAACCGGCAAGGGCGTGCGGGCGGGCGCGCAACTCTACATCTCGCTGGGGAGCGCACGCCTCGGCACGCTGGCCGAGGAGCTGAACATCAGCCCCCGGCAACTGGAACGGCAGTTTGTGCGGGAGGTCGGCGTGAACGCCAAGACGCTGGCCCGCCTGATCCGCTTCGAGGAAGTCCACAACCGCCTGCTGCTGGACCCGTCCCTGCCCCTGGCCCCGTTGGCCCACGACCTGGGCTTTTCCGACCAAGCCCACCTGACGCGCGAGTTCCGGGCGCTGAGCCAGATGACGCCGCGCACCTTTGCCCAGTGGGCCGAGAAACGCTGGCGGCCCGTCTGGGAAAGGGAACTGGAGGGCGCGCCGGTTGGGGTGCCGGGGCTTGAGCTGATGCAGGACCGGGCGGACTGA